The Hyphomicrobiales bacterium genome has a window encoding:
- a CDS encoding Undecaprenyl-phosphate N-acetylglucosaminyl 1-phosphate transferase, producing the protein MTSAPRRGNRFGFRLPLSGFVMRINEPQYDQEAATVGDAGTGALVSAAIVLSIGSMLSGGIVGLLFAGAVDAVLLIVPSLFLGGLVGWRMRTLM; encoded by the coding sequence TTGACGAGCGCGCCGCGACGTGGAAATCGTTTTGGTTTCCGGCTTCCATTGTCTGGCTTTGTGATGAGAATCAACGAACCACAGTATGATCAGGAGGCTGCGACGGTAGGCGACGCCGGCACAGGGGCGCTCGTGAGTGCCGCAATCGTGCTGTCGATCGGGTCCATGCTTTCCGGAGGCATCGTCGGTTTGCTCTTCGCTGGGGCCGTGGATGCCGTCCTTCTGATTGTTCCAAGCCTATTTCTAGGAGGATTGGTCGGGTGGCGTATGCGCACGCTCATGTAA
- the ros gene encoding Transcriptional regulatory protein ros, with the protein MVEENETLAGLVADIVSAYVSNNSVPAVELPSLIAATYAAMTGLGSEVAAPAIEERPVPAVAIKKSIAAEYLVCLEDGKKFKSLKRHLRTAYGMSPDQYRARWGLPSDYPMVAPAYAEARSNLAKKMGLGQQRRKASRGKAA; encoded by the coding sequence GTGGTTGAGGAAAATGAAACGCTGGCTGGTCTCGTCGCTGACATTGTTTCCGCCTATGTCTCGAACAACAGCGTGCCTGCCGTCGAGCTTCCGAGCTTGATTGCGGCGACCTACGCCGCAATGACGGGGTTGGGCTCTGAGGTGGCTGCGCCGGCGATCGAAGAGAGGCCTGTGCCCGCGGTCGCGATCAAGAAGTCGATTGCGGCAGAGTACCTTGTCTGCCTTGAGGACGGGAAGAAATTCAAGTCGTTGAAGCGGCACCTTCGCACCGCCTACGGCATGTCGCCCGACCAGTATCGGGCACGCTGGGGCCTTCCGTCCGATTATCCGATGGTTGCGCCGGCATATGCCGAAGCGCGCTCGAACCTGGCCAAGAAAATGGGCCTCGGCCAGCAAAGGCGGAAGGCGTCCAGGGGCAAGGCGGCCTGA
- a CDS encoding hypothetical protein (Evidence 5 : Unknown function), producing MQISDASIRVGQESVVSHGSDLNGWQRPGFRRLPLRDGCRSLILGSSPLMRGVGSVIESDFVNIKSDTID from the coding sequence ATGCAGATCTCCGACGCAAGCATCCGGGTTGGGCAGGAGTCGGTCGTCAGCCACGGTTCTGATCTCAACGGTTGGCAGCGCCCGGGCTTCCGTCGACTGCCCCTGCGCGACGGGTGTCGCTCGCTCATCCTCGGATCGTCCCCGCTCATGCGGGGCGTCGGCAGCGTCATCGAGTCGGATTTTGTAAATATAAAATCAGATACTATAGATTAA